From Sporosarcina sp. Te-1, the proteins below share one genomic window:
- the truA gene encoding tRNA pseudouridine(38-40) synthase TruA, with the protein MKRVKAVISYDGTNFAGYQFQPKMRTVQSEIDKGLRKLHKDSSIFSVASGRTDAGVHALGQVIHFDTPLDLSLERWKMALNVYLPKDIRAEAVEFVDDDFHARYSATGKTYMFKWSKSEVHSPFERNYSVHLGKWNPDIGLMREAAKYFMGTHDFTSFCSTKTATASKVRTIRMLTLEEQGEELIMTVEGDGFLYNMVRTIAGMLLAVGIGWNEPADIQAILEAKDRKKAGKTAPAHGLYLVHVTYDK; encoded by the coding sequence GAAGATGCGCACGGTGCAATCGGAAATCGATAAAGGACTACGGAAGCTCCATAAGGATTCTTCCATCTTTTCAGTAGCGAGCGGACGGACAGATGCAGGCGTGCATGCGCTTGGACAAGTTATTCATTTTGACACGCCGCTCGATCTATCGCTGGAACGCTGGAAAATGGCGCTCAATGTGTATTTGCCGAAAGACATCCGGGCCGAGGCTGTGGAGTTCGTCGATGATGATTTCCATGCGCGTTATTCAGCTACAGGAAAGACCTATATGTTCAAGTGGTCAAAAAGTGAAGTCCATAGTCCGTTTGAGCGAAATTATTCTGTTCATTTAGGGAAATGGAATCCAGACATCGGCCTGATGCGGGAAGCAGCAAAGTATTTCATGGGAACGCATGACTTTACAAGTTTTTGCTCTACCAAAACAGCAACCGCCAGTAAAGTGCGGACCATTCGCATGCTGACCCTTGAAGAGCAGGGTGAGGAATTGATCATGACAGTCGAAGGCGACGGATTTTTATACAATATGGTGAGAACCATCGCAGGGATGCTCCTCGCTGTCGGAATCGGCTGGAACGAGCCAGCCGACATCCAGGCGATCTTGGAGGCGAAAGACCGTAAAAAGGCAGGTAAAACCGCGCCAGCTCACGGTTTATACCTTGTTCACGTGACATATGACAAGTGA